A portion of the Syngnathoides biaculeatus isolate LvHL_M chromosome 7, ASM1980259v1, whole genome shotgun sequence genome contains these proteins:
- the tle2a gene encoding transducin-like enhancer protein 2a isoform X10 — translation MFPQNRAPAPLQPPPGSSASVVAAAAAAAAASGTPQSLKLTYPETLDRIKEEFQFLQTQYHSLKLECEKLATEKTEIQRHYVMYYEMSYGLNIEMHKQTEIAKRLNVICAQLIPFLSQEHQQQVVQAMERAKQVTMGELNASIGQQLQAQHLSQHAQGLPVGPHPSGLPHPGLALGGGSGLLALSGALGAQLAAKDERAHLEAAAAAAEHHRDREAGPSSLSNGDKGRPADYLSNSKKRKADEKEFMTDYGSDADKSDDNLVVDEDPSSPRSVQSYSSRENGLDKMPPSRKEGPPQASPTSLASSSSATSPSRGKESSQREKSSTPGMKPGTPMSQESNTPGPSGPPQFRPIPGKPGVDPLALGLRNPLVVQGAYPPGAFGLPPPGVNGDLPGAAAYGAGLHLVSPQMNGAAAAAAAAAAAAAGYGRSPVVGYESPHPHMRVPGLPASLQSAASGKPAYSFHVSADGQMQPVPFPPDALLGPGIPRHARQIHSLSHGEVVCAVTISTSTRHVYTGGKGCVKVWDISQPGSKSPMAQLDCLNRDNYIRSCKLLSDGRTLIVGGEASTLSIWDLATPTPRIKAELTSSAPACYALAISPDNKVCFSCCSDGNIVVWDLHNQTLVRQFQGHTDGASCIDISNDGTKLWTGGLDNTVRCWDLREGRQLQQHDFTSQIFSLGYCPTGEWLAVGMESSNVEVLHVSKPDKYQLHLHESCVLSLKFAYCGKWFVSTGKDNLLNAWRTPYGSSIFQSKESSSVLSCDISPDDQFIVTGSGDKKATVYEVIY, via the exons GCACCTCTCCAGCCACCCCCGGGGTCTTCGGCCTCTGTGGTAGCGGCGGCcgcggcggcggctgcggcgTCAGGGACCCCCCAGTCGCTGAAGCTGACGTACCCGGAGACTCTGGACCGCATCAAGGAGGAGTTCCAGTTTCTGCAGACCCAGTACCACAG TTTGAAGCTGGAATGTGAGAAATTGGCCACCGAGAAGACAGAGATCCAGAGACACTACGTGATG taTTACGAGATGTCCTACGGCCTTAACATCGAAATGCACAAACAG ACCGAGATTGCCAAGCGGCTGAACGTGATCTGTGCTCAACTCATCCCATTCCTGTctcaggag CACCAGCAACAGGTGGTCCAAGCTATGGAGCGCGCCAAACAGGTGACCATGGGGGAGTTAAATGCTTCCATAGGG CAGCAGCTTCAAGCGCAACACCTCTCGCAGCACGCACAGGGTCTGCCGGTGGGGCCGCACCCGTCAGGGCTGCCTCACCCGGGCCTGGCGTTGGGCGGGGGCTCCGGGCTGCTGGCCCTGTCTGGGGCCCTGGGGGCCCAGCTGGCCGCCAAAGACGAGAGAGCTCACCTGGaggccgctgccgccgccgccgagcaTCACCGAG ACCGGGAAGCAGGACCG AGCTCTCTGTCCAATGGGGACAAAGGTCGCCCTGCAGACTACCTCAGCAACAGCAAGAAGAGGAAAGCTGACGAGAAGGAGTTCATGACGGACTAT GGCAGCGATGCAGACAAAAGCGATGACAACTTGGTGGTTGACGAg GACCCATCGTCCCCGCGTAGCGTGCAGTCCTACTCATCCAGGGAAAACGGCCTGGACAAGATGCCGCCCTCTCGCAAGGAAGGACCTCCACAGGCCAGCCCTACCTCGCTGGCGTCCTCCAGCAGCGCAACGTCACCGTCGCGTGGCAAGGAGTCTTCACAG AGAGAGAAATCCAGTACTCCAGGTATGAAGCCAGGAACCCCAATGTCCCAGGAGTCCAATACCCCTGGACCCAGTGGACCGCCGCAGTTCAGACCCATCCCCGGCAAGCCTGGTGTCGACCCGCTGG CTCTTGGTCTGAGGAACCCCTTGGTCGTGCAGGGCGCGTACCCCCCAGGGGCTTTCGGTCTGCCTCCTCCCGGGGTCAACGGGGACCTGCCCGGCGCGGCGGCCTACGGCGCAGGCCTCCACCTGGTCTCCCCCCAGATGAAtggtgcggcggcggcggcagcggccgCTGCTGCGGCGGCGGCAGGATACGGACGCTCCCCAGTG GTGGGCTACGAGTCTCCACACCCGCACATGAGAGTGCCCGGCTTGCCCGCCAGCCTGCAGTCAGCCGCCTCTGGAAAACC GGCTTACTCGTTCCACGTGAGTGCCGACGGGCAGATGCAGCCTGTGCCCTTCCCCCCCGACGCCCTGCTGGGCCCGGGCATCCCTCGCCACGCCCGGCAGATCCACAGCCTGAGCCACGGCGAGGTGGTGTGCGCCGTCACCATCAGCACGTCCACGCGTCACGTCTACACGGGGGGCAAAGGCTGCGTCAAGGTCTGGGACATCAGCCAGCCGGGCAGCAAGAGTCCCATGGCGCAGCTCGACTGTCTG AACCGCGACAACTACATCCGCTCGTGCAAGCTGCTGTCGGACGGGCGCACGCTGATCGTTGGCGGCGAGGCCAGCACGCTGTCCATCTGGGACCTGGCCACGCCCACCCCTCGCATCAAAGCCGAGCTGACGTCGTCCGCGCCCGCCTGCTACGCCCTGGCCATCTCGCCCGACAACAAGGTGTGCTTCTCCTGCTGCAGCGACGGAAACATCGTCGTCTGGGACCTGCACAACCAGACGCTCGTCAG ACAGTTCCAGGGCCACACGGACGGCGCAAGCTGCATCGACATCTCCAACGACGGCACCAAGCTGTGGACGGGAGGCCTGGACAACACGGTCCGCTGCTGGGACCTGAGGGAGGGACGGCAGCTGCAGCAGCACGACTTCACCTCGCAG ATCTTCTCGCTGGGTTACTGTCCGACGGGCGAGTGGCTGGCGGTGGGCATGGAGAGCAGCAACGTGGAAGTCCTGCACGTGTCCAAGCCCGACAAGTACCAGCTGCACCTTCACGAGAGCTGCGTGCTCTCGCTCAAGTTCGCCTACTGCG GTAAATGGTTTGTGAGCACGGGCAAAGACAACCTGCTGAACGCGTGGCGGACGCCTTACGGCTCCAGCATATTCCAG TCTAAGGAGTCGTCGTCAGTGCTGAGCTGCGACATCTCCCCCGACGACCAGTTCATCGTGACGGGCTCGGGGGACAAGAAGGCCACCGTGTACGAAGTCATCTACTGA
- the tle2a gene encoding transducin-like enhancer protein 2a isoform X11 yields the protein MFPQNRAPAPLQPPPGSSASVVAAAAAAAAASGTPQSLKLTYPETLDRIKEEFQFLQTQYHSLKLECEKLATEKTEIQRHYVMYYEMSYGLNIEMHKQTEIAKRLNVICAQLIPFLSQEHQQQVVQAMERAKQVTMGELNASIGQLQAQHLSQHAQGLPVGPHPSGLPHPGLALGGGSGLLALSGALGAQLAAKDERAHLEAAAAAAEHHRDREAGPSSLSNGDKGRPADYLSNSKKRKADEKEFMTDYGSDADKSDDNLVVDEDPSSPRSVQSYSSRENGLDKMPPSRKEGPPQASPTSLASSSSATSPSRGKESSQREKSSTPGMKPGTPMSQESNTPGPSGPPQFRPIPGKPGVDPLALGLRNPLVVQGAYPPGAFGLPPPGVNGDLPGAAAYGAGLHLVSPQMNGAAAAAAAAAAAAAGYGRSPVVGYESPHPHMRVPGLPASLQSAASGKPAYSFHVSADGQMQPVPFPPDALLGPGIPRHARQIHSLSHGEVVCAVTISTSTRHVYTGGKGCVKVWDISQPGSKSPMAQLDCLNRDNYIRSCKLLSDGRTLIVGGEASTLSIWDLATPTPRIKAELTSSAPACYALAISPDNKVCFSCCSDGNIVVWDLHNQTLVRQFQGHTDGASCIDISNDGTKLWTGGLDNTVRCWDLREGRQLQQHDFTSQIFSLGYCPTGEWLAVGMESSNVEVLHVSKPDKYQLHLHESCVLSLKFAYCGKWFVSTGKDNLLNAWRTPYGSSIFQSKESSSVLSCDISPDDQFIVTGSGDKKATVYEVIY from the exons GCACCTCTCCAGCCACCCCCGGGGTCTTCGGCCTCTGTGGTAGCGGCGGCcgcggcggcggctgcggcgTCAGGGACCCCCCAGTCGCTGAAGCTGACGTACCCGGAGACTCTGGACCGCATCAAGGAGGAGTTCCAGTTTCTGCAGACCCAGTACCACAG TTTGAAGCTGGAATGTGAGAAATTGGCCACCGAGAAGACAGAGATCCAGAGACACTACGTGATG taTTACGAGATGTCCTACGGCCTTAACATCGAAATGCACAAACAG ACCGAGATTGCCAAGCGGCTGAACGTGATCTGTGCTCAACTCATCCCATTCCTGTctcaggag CACCAGCAACAGGTGGTCCAAGCTATGGAGCGCGCCAAACAGGTGACCATGGGGGAGTTAAATGCTTCCATAGGG CAGCTTCAAGCGCAACACCTCTCGCAGCACGCACAGGGTCTGCCGGTGGGGCCGCACCCGTCAGGGCTGCCTCACCCGGGCCTGGCGTTGGGCGGGGGCTCCGGGCTGCTGGCCCTGTCTGGGGCCCTGGGGGCCCAGCTGGCCGCCAAAGACGAGAGAGCTCACCTGGaggccgctgccgccgccgccgagcaTCACCGAG ACCGGGAAGCAGGACCG AGCTCTCTGTCCAATGGGGACAAAGGTCGCCCTGCAGACTACCTCAGCAACAGCAAGAAGAGGAAAGCTGACGAGAAGGAGTTCATGACGGACTAT GGCAGCGATGCAGACAAAAGCGATGACAACTTGGTGGTTGACGAg GACCCATCGTCCCCGCGTAGCGTGCAGTCCTACTCATCCAGGGAAAACGGCCTGGACAAGATGCCGCCCTCTCGCAAGGAAGGACCTCCACAGGCCAGCCCTACCTCGCTGGCGTCCTCCAGCAGCGCAACGTCACCGTCGCGTGGCAAGGAGTCTTCACAG AGAGAGAAATCCAGTACTCCAGGTATGAAGCCAGGAACCCCAATGTCCCAGGAGTCCAATACCCCTGGACCCAGTGGACCGCCGCAGTTCAGACCCATCCCCGGCAAGCCTGGTGTCGACCCGCTGG CTCTTGGTCTGAGGAACCCCTTGGTCGTGCAGGGCGCGTACCCCCCAGGGGCTTTCGGTCTGCCTCCTCCCGGGGTCAACGGGGACCTGCCCGGCGCGGCGGCCTACGGCGCAGGCCTCCACCTGGTCTCCCCCCAGATGAAtggtgcggcggcggcggcagcggccgCTGCTGCGGCGGCGGCAGGATACGGACGCTCCCCAGTG GTGGGCTACGAGTCTCCACACCCGCACATGAGAGTGCCCGGCTTGCCCGCCAGCCTGCAGTCAGCCGCCTCTGGAAAACC GGCTTACTCGTTCCACGTGAGTGCCGACGGGCAGATGCAGCCTGTGCCCTTCCCCCCCGACGCCCTGCTGGGCCCGGGCATCCCTCGCCACGCCCGGCAGATCCACAGCCTGAGCCACGGCGAGGTGGTGTGCGCCGTCACCATCAGCACGTCCACGCGTCACGTCTACACGGGGGGCAAAGGCTGCGTCAAGGTCTGGGACATCAGCCAGCCGGGCAGCAAGAGTCCCATGGCGCAGCTCGACTGTCTG AACCGCGACAACTACATCCGCTCGTGCAAGCTGCTGTCGGACGGGCGCACGCTGATCGTTGGCGGCGAGGCCAGCACGCTGTCCATCTGGGACCTGGCCACGCCCACCCCTCGCATCAAAGCCGAGCTGACGTCGTCCGCGCCCGCCTGCTACGCCCTGGCCATCTCGCCCGACAACAAGGTGTGCTTCTCCTGCTGCAGCGACGGAAACATCGTCGTCTGGGACCTGCACAACCAGACGCTCGTCAG ACAGTTCCAGGGCCACACGGACGGCGCAAGCTGCATCGACATCTCCAACGACGGCACCAAGCTGTGGACGGGAGGCCTGGACAACACGGTCCGCTGCTGGGACCTGAGGGAGGGACGGCAGCTGCAGCAGCACGACTTCACCTCGCAG ATCTTCTCGCTGGGTTACTGTCCGACGGGCGAGTGGCTGGCGGTGGGCATGGAGAGCAGCAACGTGGAAGTCCTGCACGTGTCCAAGCCCGACAAGTACCAGCTGCACCTTCACGAGAGCTGCGTGCTCTCGCTCAAGTTCGCCTACTGCG GTAAATGGTTTGTGAGCACGGGCAAAGACAACCTGCTGAACGCGTGGCGGACGCCTTACGGCTCCAGCATATTCCAG TCTAAGGAGTCGTCGTCAGTGCTGAGCTGCGACATCTCCCCCGACGACCAGTTCATCGTGACGGGCTCGGGGGACAAGAAGGCCACCGTGTACGAAGTCATCTACTGA
- the tle2a gene encoding transducin-like enhancer protein 2a isoform X9, translating into MYYEMSYGLNIEMHKQTEIAKRLNVICAQLIPFLSQEHQQQVVQAMERAKQVTMGELNASIGVRGLPPLPHSQQLQAQHLSQHAQGLPVGPHPSGLPHPGLALGGGSGLLALSGALGAQLAAKDERAHLEAAAAAAEHHRDREAGPSSLSNGDKGRPADYLSNSKKRKADEKEFMTDYGSDADKSDDNLVVDEDPSSPRSVQSYSSRENGLDKMPPSRKEGPPQASPTSLASSSSATSPSRGKESSQREKSSTPGMKPGTPMSQESNTPGPSGPPQFRPIPGKPGVDPLALGLRNPLVVQGAYPPGAFGLPPPGVNGDLPGAAAYGAGLHLVSPQMNGAAAAAAAAAAAAAGYGRSPVVGYESPHPHMRVPGLPASLQSAASGKPAYSFHVSADGQMQPVPFPPDALLGPGIPRHARQIHSLSHGEVVCAVTISTSTRHVYTGGKGCVKVWDISQPGSKSPMAQLDCLQNRDNYIRSCKLLSDGRTLIVGGEASTLSIWDLATPTPRIKAELTSSAPACYALAISPDNKVCFSCCSDGNIVVWDLHNQTLVRQFQGHTDGASCIDISNDGTKLWTGGLDNTVRCWDLREGRQLQQHDFTSQIFSLGYCPTGEWLAVGMESSNVEVLHVSKPDKYQLHLHESCVLSLKFAYCGKWFVSTGKDNLLNAWRTPYGSSIFQSKESSSVLSCDISPDDQFIVTGSGDKKATVYEVIY; encoded by the exons ATG taTTACGAGATGTCCTACGGCCTTAACATCGAAATGCACAAACAG ACCGAGATTGCCAAGCGGCTGAACGTGATCTGTGCTCAACTCATCCCATTCCTGTctcaggag CACCAGCAACAGGTGGTCCAAGCTATGGAGCGCGCCAAACAGGTGACCATGGGGGAGTTAAATGCTTCCATAGGGGTACGTGGGCTCCCCCCTCTGCCTCATAGT CAGCAGCTTCAAGCGCAACACCTCTCGCAGCACGCACAGGGTCTGCCGGTGGGGCCGCACCCGTCAGGGCTGCCTCACCCGGGCCTGGCGTTGGGCGGGGGCTCCGGGCTGCTGGCCCTGTCTGGGGCCCTGGGGGCCCAGCTGGCCGCCAAAGACGAGAGAGCTCACCTGGaggccgctgccgccgccgccgagcaTCACCGAG ACCGGGAAGCAGGACCG AGCTCTCTGTCCAATGGGGACAAAGGTCGCCCTGCAGACTACCTCAGCAACAGCAAGAAGAGGAAAGCTGACGAGAAGGAGTTCATGACGGACTAT GGCAGCGATGCAGACAAAAGCGATGACAACTTGGTGGTTGACGAg GACCCATCGTCCCCGCGTAGCGTGCAGTCCTACTCATCCAGGGAAAACGGCCTGGACAAGATGCCGCCCTCTCGCAAGGAAGGACCTCCACAGGCCAGCCCTACCTCGCTGGCGTCCTCCAGCAGCGCAACGTCACCGTCGCGTGGCAAGGAGTCTTCACAG AGAGAGAAATCCAGTACTCCAGGTATGAAGCCAGGAACCCCAATGTCCCAGGAGTCCAATACCCCTGGACCCAGTGGACCGCCGCAGTTCAGACCCATCCCCGGCAAGCCTGGTGTCGACCCGCTGG CTCTTGGTCTGAGGAACCCCTTGGTCGTGCAGGGCGCGTACCCCCCAGGGGCTTTCGGTCTGCCTCCTCCCGGGGTCAACGGGGACCTGCCCGGCGCGGCGGCCTACGGCGCAGGCCTCCACCTGGTCTCCCCCCAGATGAAtggtgcggcggcggcggcagcggccgCTGCTGCGGCGGCGGCAGGATACGGACGCTCCCCAGTG GTGGGCTACGAGTCTCCACACCCGCACATGAGAGTGCCCGGCTTGCCCGCCAGCCTGCAGTCAGCCGCCTCTGGAAAACC GGCTTACTCGTTCCACGTGAGTGCCGACGGGCAGATGCAGCCTGTGCCCTTCCCCCCCGACGCCCTGCTGGGCCCGGGCATCCCTCGCCACGCCCGGCAGATCCACAGCCTGAGCCACGGCGAGGTGGTGTGCGCCGTCACCATCAGCACGTCCACGCGTCACGTCTACACGGGGGGCAAAGGCTGCGTCAAGGTCTGGGACATCAGCCAGCCGGGCAGCAAGAGTCCCATGGCGCAGCTCGACTGTCTG CAGAACCGCGACAACTACATCCGCTCGTGCAAGCTGCTGTCGGACGGGCGCACGCTGATCGTTGGCGGCGAGGCCAGCACGCTGTCCATCTGGGACCTGGCCACGCCCACCCCTCGCATCAAAGCCGAGCTGACGTCGTCCGCGCCCGCCTGCTACGCCCTGGCCATCTCGCCCGACAACAAGGTGTGCTTCTCCTGCTGCAGCGACGGAAACATCGTCGTCTGGGACCTGCACAACCAGACGCTCGTCAG ACAGTTCCAGGGCCACACGGACGGCGCAAGCTGCATCGACATCTCCAACGACGGCACCAAGCTGTGGACGGGAGGCCTGGACAACACGGTCCGCTGCTGGGACCTGAGGGAGGGACGGCAGCTGCAGCAGCACGACTTCACCTCGCAG ATCTTCTCGCTGGGTTACTGTCCGACGGGCGAGTGGCTGGCGGTGGGCATGGAGAGCAGCAACGTGGAAGTCCTGCACGTGTCCAAGCCCGACAAGTACCAGCTGCACCTTCACGAGAGCTGCGTGCTCTCGCTCAAGTTCGCCTACTGCG GTAAATGGTTTGTGAGCACGGGCAAAGACAACCTGCTGAACGCGTGGCGGACGCCTTACGGCTCCAGCATATTCCAG TCTAAGGAGTCGTCGTCAGTGCTGAGCTGCGACATCTCCCCCGACGACCAGTTCATCGTGACGGGCTCGGGGGACAAGAAGGCCACCGTGTACGAAGTCATCTACTGA